In Aquila chrysaetos chrysaetos chromosome 17, bAquChr1.4, whole genome shotgun sequence, one genomic interval encodes:
- the CMAS gene encoding N-acylneuraminate cytidylyltransferase, with protein sequence MEAGAGGSRAHLAALVLARGGSKGIRLKNIKLLAGVPLIGWVLRAAVDAGVFHSIWVSTDHDEIEKVAKQFGAQVHRRSPEVSQDSSTSLEAIKEFLHHHHEVDIVGNIQATSPCLHPSDLIKVADLIQREGFDSVFSVVRRHQFRWSEVKKGENKMTEPQNLNPAKRYRRQDWPGELYENGSFYFAKRHLIEKGYLQGGKMAYYEMRAEHSVDIDIDIDWPIAEQRVLSFGYFGKEPLKEVKLLVCSIDGCLTNGRIYVTEDQKEMVSYDYRDIVGIDLLKKRGIQVRLISERDCSKTLSAMQLGCIAKVSATNKLQVLEDWQKDMGLNWKEVAYLGNEESDVECLKKAGMSGVPADACALAQKAAGYICKSNGGCGAVREFAEHIFLLLEKVNSARKQKEEMSSAGKEMGGK encoded by the exons ATGGAGGCGGGCGCGGGGGGCTCGCGCGCCCACCTGGCCGCGCTGGTGCTGGCGCGCGGCGGCAGCAAGGGGATCCGGCTGAAGAACATCAAGCTGCTGGCGGGGGTGCCGCTCATCGGCTGGGTGCTGCGCGCCGCCGTCGACGCCGGCGTCTTCCACAG CATATGGGTTTCTACAGACCATGATGAAATTGAGAAGGTTGCAAAGCAATTTGGCGCTCAAGTTCATCGCAGGAGCCCTGAAGTTTCTCAAGACTCCTCAACTTCTCTAGAAGCTATCAAAGAatttcttcatcatcatcatg agGTTGATATTGTAGGAAATATTCAAGCAACATCTCCCTGTTTACATCCCAGTGATCTTATAAAAGTGGCAGATCTGATCCAGAGGGAGGGGTTTgattctgtcttctctgttgTGAGACGGCATCAATTTAGATGGAGCGAGGTAAAAAAAGGAG aaaacaaaatgacagaGCCCCAAAACCTGAATCCAGCAAAACGGTACCGGAGGCAAGATTGGCCTGGGGAGCTGTATGAAAATGgctcattttattttgccaagAGACATTTGATTGAGAAGGGCTATTTGCAG GGTGGTAAAATGGCCTACTATGAAATGCGGGCAGAGCACAGTGTGGATATTGATATAGACATTGATTGGCCTATTGCAGAGCAGAGAGTATTGAG CTTTGGATATTTTGGCAAAGAGCCATTAAAAGAAGTGAAGCTATTGGTTTGCAGTATTGATGGATGCCTGACAAATGGTCGCATTTATGTGACAGAAGATCAGAAGGAAATGGTCTCCTACGATTATAGAGATATTGTTGGTATTGATCTGTTAAAGAAAAGAGGAATCCAG GTTCGACTGATCTCTGAAAGAGATTGTTCAAAAACACTGTCAGCCATGCAGCTGGGATGTATAGCAAAAGTTAGCGCAACAAATAAATTACAAGTCCTGGAGGACTGGCAAAAAGACATGGGTTTGAACTGGAAAGAAGTCGCTTACTTAG GAAATGAAGAGTCTGATGTGGAATGCCTGAAGAAAGCTGGCATGAGCGGTGTGCCTGCTGATGCTTGTGCACTTGCTCAGAAGGCTGCTGGTTATATTTGTAAAAGCAATGGTGGCTGTGGAGCTGTCCGGGAGTTTGCGGAACACATATTCCTGTTGTTAGAAAAAGTGAACtctgcaagaaagcaaaaggaagaaatgagttcagcaggaaaggaaatggGGGGGAAATGA